One Streptosporangium becharense genomic window, CGTCCGCGATGTCACGTCCGCCGGTCTCCCGCCGGTCGTCCAGGTGGACGATCTGCCGGGACCCGTCCGGATGAACGATCTCCCGGGACCCGTCGACGTGGACGATCACTTTGGTCCCGCCGCTGCCGAGGGAGGTCTGACTCCACGTGTCGTCCATGGCCTGATCCCCGGGGGTATGGCTCCGGTCCCGGGCTTCGGGCCTCAGTCCCTCCGGTGCCGCGTGCCGGGCTTCGGGCCTCAGTCCCTCCGGTGCCGCGTGTCGGGCTTCGGGGGCCGGGCTCCAGTCCTTGGATCCGTGGTCCCAGCCGTCTGACAGGACATCGCCCTCCGGATCGGCTCCCGGGTGCGGAACGGGTACCGGCGGCCCGGTCCACTCACCGGGCCCCCCGTCGGATGCTCGCCGGATACCGTCGCGCCCCACGATGAACCTTTCTGATGTGAATCTTGGTCGGGCATCTTCCTAGCAGATTTCGCAGTGATATGTCCGAAAACTTCACTCGCATCAGGCATTAACGTGACTGAGCAGCTTATAGGAAGGCCGAAAGGCAATGCCGAGTCTCTCGGTTGATCCGGCCGACGACGGCCGAGGTGTGCGAGGGGCCCGGCGGCGCGGGACGGTGCGGGACGCGGCGTGGGGTACGGGCGTGGTGACAACCGTTGCCGGCGGTAAGCCGTCGTCCCGAGCGCGCATTCCCCTTCTCGCGGTGGTGTGAGCGGCGCCCGGTGGCGGCAAGAAAGACCGCGACCTCCGGGATGACCGGAACCTCTGGAAGAAGTATGACCCGCGGAGAGGACCGAAATCTCAAAGGAGGGGTACGAACCTCCCGGTAAGAGATGAACTCCCCAGGACCGGGATCAGGGCCTGCACCGGGATCAGGGCCAGGGCCGGAACCAGGACCAGGACCAGGACCAGGGCCGGGATCAGGGCCTGCACCGGGATCAGGGCCAGGGCCGGAACCAGGACCAGGACCAGGACCAGGGCCGGGATCAGGGCCTGCACCGGGATCAGGGCCAGGGCCGGAACCGGGACCGGACCGGAACCGGGACCGGACCTGGACCAGGACCGGAACCTGGACCCGGATCGACCGGGACTGGCGCCGAGGCTCCGCCCCGGTGTCGAGCAGGCGGGGAATCCGGTGAACGCGGACGGCCGGGTTCCCCGTCGTCGGCACTTGCGGGCGTGTCGTCGAGAAAGCCGGCGGAGGCGTCCGGCGCGCGGTCCGCCTTCCCGAGAAGTGGCTCCCGATAAATTCCGACATATGTGCTTAAAGGGCATATAAGGGTAGTAGCTTGGCATGACATCGCATCCGTCGGCGGGCGCGTTCCCCGGCTCCTCTCCCTTCCCGCCCATCGGGGACTACGCCTTCCTGTCCGACTGCGAGACCACCGCCCTGGTCGCCCCCAGCGGGAACGTCGAGTGGCTCTGCCTGCCCCGGATGGACTCGCCCGGTGTCTTCGCCGCCATCCTCGACCGCGACGCCGGAGGGTTCCGGCTCGGCCCCGCCGACCTGCGGGTGCCCGCCGCCCGCCGATACCTGCCGGGCACCATGGTGCTGGAGACGAGCTGGGGCACGCCCACCGGCTGGGTCATCGTGCGTGACCTCCTCCTCATCGGTCCCTGGCACCACGAACAGGAGCTCTCCCACACGCACCGGCGGGCGCCGACCGACTACGACGCCGCGCACGTGCTGCTGCGGACGGTGCGCTGCGTCAGCGGCGAGGTGCAGACCACCCTCGACTGCGAACCGGTCTTCGGCTACGGCCTCAAGCCCGCCCGCTGGTCGTACACCGACCGGGGCTACCACCAGGGGGTGGCGACCGCGGACGGGGAGAACCTGCGGCTGGCGCTCACCACCGACATGCGGCTGGGCTTCGAGGGCTGCCGCGCGACGGCGCGTACCCTCCTGAAAGAGGGCGACACCCGTTTCTGCGCGCTGTCGTGGACCGAGCACGAGCCGCCGTACACCTTCCAGGAGGCGTACCGGAGGCTGGTGTGGACCGCCCACCACTGGCAGCACTGGCTGGCCAGGGGAAACTTCCCCGACCACCCCTGGCGGAGCTTCCTGGAACGCAGTGCCCTCACCCTCAAGGGGCTGACCTTCGCCCCGACCGGCGCGCTCATCGCTGCGGCGACCACGTCCCTGCCAGAGACCCCGGGCGGCGACCGCAACTGGGACTACCGCTACACCTGGATCCGCGACTCGACCTTCGCCCTCTGGGCCCTGTACACCCTCGGGTTCGACTGGGAGGCCGACGACTTCTACTGGTTCATCGCCGATGTCGCGGAGCGGGACGAGGAACTCCAGGTCATGTACGGCGTCGACGGTGAACGCGAGCTGGAGGAGCGGATCCTCGACCACCTCGACGGCTACGACGGGGCCAGGCCCGTCCGGGTGGGCAACGCGGCCTACCGCCACCGCCAGAACGACGTCTGGGGTGCCGTCCTCGACTCCTTCTACCTCCACACCCGCTCCCGTGACCGCCTGGACGAGCGGATCTGGCCCATCCTGAAACGGCAGGTCGAGTCGGCCGTCAAATACTGGCGCCAGCCCGACCGTGGCATCTGGGAGGTACGCGGAGAACCCCGGCACTTCACCTCGTCCAAGGTCATGTGCTGGGTGGCGGTCGACCGGGGGGCGAGGCTCGCCCGGATCCGCGAGGACCTCCGGCTGGCCGAGTGCTGGCAGCGGATCGCCGACGAGATCCACGCCGACGTGTGCGCCAACGGCGTCAGCGAGGCGGGGGTCTTCCGGCAGGACTACCGGACCGACGCCCTCGACGCGTCACTCCTGCTCATCCCGCTGGTGCGCTTCCTGCCGCCCACCGATCCCAGGATCCGCGCCACCGTCCTGGCGATCGCCGACGACCTCACGGTCGACGACCTGGTCCTGCGCTACCACCCGAAGCAGACCGACGACGGCCTGTCGAGTGAGGAGGGCACCTTCACCATCTGCTCGTTCTGGCTCGTCTCGGCGCTGACGGAGATCGGCGAGTACGCCCGCGCCCGCAGGCTCTGTGAGAAGGTCCTCTCCTTCGCCAGCCCCCTGGGCCTGTACGCGGAGGAGATCGACCCGGTGACGGGCCGCCACCTGGGCAACTTCCCGCAGGCGTTCACCCACCTCGCGCTCATCAACGCGGTCATCCACATCATCCGCGCCGAGAGCAGCCGGGGCGCCGGGCCGGTCTGGCCCACATCGGGCCGGGAGCCGTCCTGACCCCGCCCGGACGCGCGCCGGCGACGCTGGGCATGACTAGGCTCTGGGACATGAACCGTCGTGTGATCGCCGTCGTGGTGCTCATCGGCCTGCTCGCGACGAGCGGCCTGTCCGTCGTCGTCGCCTGGGGCCTGTCCGGCTGAGGCGACCCGGCCGCCGGACGGGCCGGGGCCGGACGGAGTGGAGACACCGCCCCGGGCACTCGGCGCCGACAGGCCGCTGTCCGAAGCCGCGCCGGTCGGCCGCCGCCCGAGACCGCGGTGGCGTTTCGGGCGCCCGTCAGGCGACCACCATCGCGTTCTGGCCGGTGGTCTGGATCTGGTGGTGTCCCTGGGCGGACTGGGCCTGCGGCTGGACGGTGGGCTGCAGGCCCTGCGCCTGAGCGGGCTGGGGCTCGGCCTGGGGGTGGGACTGGAGGTCGGCGGAGTCCGCCGGCGCCTGCGCGGCGGCCGGGCAGGTGCAGTATCCGTTGGTCAGGATCAACCGCCCGCGCTGCGCCGTGTAGGTGCGTGAGTCGGTGGCGAGGAGAACGCCTGTGCATTTATGGCAGACGACGGACTGGCGATCCATGGGACGGCTTCCTTCCGTAAGGGTAGCCGTCGAACGCTCGTCGGTCCGGCCGGCTGGCTGCTCGTGCCCCGAGAGGGAGATACCAATCTCCCTGCCGAGGACTTCTAGCTTACTTCGTTACTTATGGTGATGATTGATGCACACGAAGTGACAGATGTAAGGCTTGGTCGCGCCGCTTCACACAGTCTCATGTCACGGGGCCGAGCGGTAGCGATTGTCCATCTCCCGTGCCGAGCGTCACACCGGTCCTTCCCGCTCCGGACGGACCGGGCCGCACACCGGGCCGCTCGTGACCGCCCGGCCACTACACCACCGCCTTCCCGCGGCCCCGCTCCGTCAGCACCGGCCGCAGGAGCAGCGCGTTGGCCGCCACCGCGACGCAGACCAGGCCGAGCAGGAAGCCCCAGCTCACATCGCTCAGGTGGTGCATCCCGCGATACATCCGCGAGTAGGCGATCCCGAGGGGGATGCCCAGGCCGACCAGCCACCACAGCAGGTTGAGGATCCTGTACCGGTGGGTGTGCAGGGTCAGCACCAGCGCGACGCCGCAGTAGAAGGCCACCGCGGCGCTGGTGTGCCCGGAGGGGAAGCTGGAGGTGGGCGGCGCGGGGTCGAGGTGCTCCACCGCGGGCCGCTTGCGCTCGGCGAAGACGGTCGCCAGCAGGAAGATCGCCGACTGGGAGAAGACGGCCAGGGCCAGGAAGATCGACTCGTTCCAGCGCTTGAAGACCAGGCGGAAGACGACGCCCAGCAGGACGGTGCCGATGATGATCACCGGAGTGTCCGAGAGACTCGACACCACATCGGTGATCGAGCTGAGGTAGGGCGTGCGGTCCTTCGCCATCTCGGCGTTGACACCCTGGTCGTTCGCGATGAGGGTCGTCGTCTGCAGGACCTTGGTGATGAGGAGCCCGACGCCGAGCGTCAGAGCCGCCATGACGGCCAGTGGCAGGAGGATGAGGCGCGCCACGCCCCGGAAATCCACCGACATTTTCGACATGGCGCGCCAGCTACCCCTGATCCGTTCCTTGGAACGCCTCGGGCTCGATGCCCTCCTCGGGCGCCACGACCGGTCTGCGGCCCTCACCCCGCCGCCAGGTCTCGTAGCCCGCCGCGGTGCCCGTGACGAACGCCACACCGAGCGTGACCCCCGCGACGACGTCGCTGGTCCAGTGCACGCCGAGCGCCACCCTGCTGTAGGCGACGAAGGCCACGACGGCCGCCGCGGCGGCCCAGGCGACGATCCGGGCGGCCCGGCTCCGCAGTGAGGGGAGCAGGATCAGCATCAGGATGCACGCACCCAGCGCGGCACCCATCGCGTGGCCGGAGGGGAACGACGCACCCGGTGCGGACGCCACCGGGTCCGGCAGGTCGGGGCGGGCGCGGTCGACGATCTCCTTGAGCGCCAGGTTCAGCAGGCCGCCGAAGGTGATCGTGGCGACCGCCCAGACGGCGAGTCGCCGCGACCCCCGTCGCCAGAGCCACAGTGCCACCAGCACCACCATCACACGCCAGGTCCACGGCCCGAACACCTCGGTGGCCACCCTGAGGAAGGCCGTGTAGCCGGGGTTCTCCAGCGCGTCCTCGTGCATGTCGAGGGTGACGCCCCTGTCGAAGGAGTCGAGCGGGACGAAGGAGGTCTTGACGAACACGAGCAGGAGCGCGAAGGGCACCGAGAAGACCCAGGCGGCCATCACCGCCAGGGTCAGCCGTATGCCCAGCCGCCGGTCAGATGCATGATCGTCTGCTGGCCGGCGGTGCGAGGACTGACCATCGATAATCCTGACCATCGTCCATGGCTACCCGATGTCCGCCGGATATGCCTCCTCCGGCCGGAGGAGGCCGGGTTCAGGCGGCGCGGCGGGGCTCCCGCCGGGCGGTCCAGCGCAGGACGTCGCAGTGGCGCCGTTCGGCCTCGGCCAGCACGACCTCACCGGCGTACGCGTCGAGTACGGCGCGCAGGTGCGGCAGCTGCTCGGCCACATCGTCCCAGGCGCGGGACGGATCGTCGTGGCCCAGCTCGATCAGCGCGTCCAGGTACGCGGCGTAGGCCGTCCACCACTGGCGGCTCAGCTCGGACAGGAACCCGTCCAGGCCGCCGAACTCGCGCCGGATGTCGTCCTCCCACCACGCGGGGACGGTGACGTCACCGGTCTCCGCGAGGTCGCGGAGCACGACGTGCGCCAGGGAGCGCCGCCGTCGCACGGCGGCCGAACGTGACGTGCTGCTCATGCACCCAGCCTGACGATCTTCGTTTGCTGAACGTTTAACGATGTATTGACGGTTATATGCGGACTCACCCCCAGGCCGGGGAAGGGGGAACCGCTTGGCCGGAGTCATCGGGCGGCACTAGGCTTGCTGTCCGTAGATCATTCCGCCCTGTGTCCGCGGAGCTACCTCAACGTGGAGGAGCCCGCCCATGACCCGGGTCGTCGGAATGTCCCGGCCTGTCAGCCGCACGACGGGCGCTCTCACCGGCCGCCCCGGTGCCGCCGAGGGTTCCCCGGAATCCGGGCCGTGTTCCCGGTGCCGTCACCTGGTGGGGGAACAGCCGAACCGGCACGCGGCTCCCACGGCCGGATCAGCCGTGAACGGCATTCCGTGAAAGCCCGGCCGTGCGAACACCCGGGAGAGACCACGGTCATGGCCCTCCGGTCCCCCGCTCATATTTCTCCCATTCCTGGGAAGTCGTAGTGCGTAAGTCAAGTAACCAGGCCGACGCTGAAAGGCGCCACACATATGACTCACATTGATCCGGAAGCGCTGGTGGCGAGCCTGAGAAGGCTTCAGACGACCTCCCCTGCGACCGGCATAGTCCATCAATTGGAACGTGCGGTCGATGTGGTGAACACGATGTTCGGCTACTCGGGTGCGGGTTTGATGTTTGCGGAGGAGGGCAGAGATCTGCGTTATTTGGTCGCCACCGACGAGCGCGGACGCAGTCTTGAGGGTGCCCAGCTTTATCTCGGGCAGGGGCCGTGCGTTTCGGCGTACGAGCAGAATTCGGCGGTCACCTCCACGGATGTGCACACCGACCCGCGCTGGCCGAAACTCGCCGACCGGCTCCACCCCGATGTGCGGGCGGTCGCCGGGGTGCCGGTGCGGCTGGGCGGGGAGCCGGTCGGCACGTTGAACGTCTACCAGTCCACGGCGTATGAATGGGATGAGTCGGACGTCCAGGCGCTCTACGGCTACGCGGACGTGATCGAGCAGTTGCTCATGGCGGCGATGGCCGCCGAGGAGAAGAGCGCCTTGGCCGACCAGTTGCAGTATGCCCTCGACTACCGCGTGGTCATCGAGCGGGCGATCGGATATCTGATGGGCAAACACGACATGACCGCCACCGAGGCGTTCACCGGCCTGCGCAAGCAGGCCCGCGACAGCCGTCGCCGCGTCGCCGACCTGGCCGCCGAGGTGCTGGGCGAGGGGGCGGGCGAGCTGCGGTGATCCTGCTCGCGTCGCCGGAGGGGGCCGCCCGGGCGGAGATCGTCGTCTACGGCGACCTCGATGTCGTCACGGGTGTCGAACTGCGGCGCGTCGTCGGCGCGCTCGGCACGGCGACGATCGAGCTGGACCTGGCCCATGTGACCTTCCTCGACTGCGCGGGCGCGAGGACGCTGCTCTGGGCCGACGAACACGCCCGCCGCCTCGGCGGCACGGTGACCCTCGTGCGGCCGTCCGGCCTAGTGACGCGACTGCTGCGGCTTCTGGAGTTCGATCGTCACCTGCTGATCCGCCACTGCGGTGGTACGGCCGACGCCGACCGCACCGCCGGGGGACTAACCTGATCGGTGATGTATCGATTCGTGTTCACGCAGGTCCTCAGCCGCCTCGATCCGGAGGACGCCCACCGGCTGACGGTCCGCGCGCTTCGCCTTCTCTCGGTGACGCCGGTGCTCAGGCGCCTGGTCCACCGCCGCCTCGCGCCGCGTGATCCCGCACTGCGCGTGCAGGCCTTCGGCGTCCACTTCCCCGGGCCGTTCGGCCTGGCGGCCGGCTTCGACAAGGAGGCCGGTTGCGTGGAGGCCCTGTCCGCGCTCGGTTTCGGCCATGTCGAGGTCGGTACGATCACGGCGCACGCCCAGCCCGGCAACGCCCGCCCCAGGCTGTTCCGCCTGCCGGCGAACCGCGCGGTGATCAACCGGATGGGCTTCAACAACGCCGGAGCGGGCGCCGCGGCCCGCCTGCTGGGCAGGACCCGGGGGGTCCCGGCGATCGTCGGCGTCAACATCGGCAAGACCAAGGTCGTGCCCGACTCGGGCGCCGTCGACGACTACGTGACCAGCGCCAAGGAGCTCGCCCCGCTGGCCGACTACCTCGTCGTCAACGTCAGCTCGCCCAACACCCCCGGGCTGCGCGACCTGCAGGCCGTCGAGCTGCTCGGCCCGCTGCTGCGCGCGGTCAAGGAGGTCGCCGACGGCACCCCCAAGCGCACCCCGCTGCTGGTCAAGATCGCCCCCGATCTGGCGGACGAGGACGTGGACGCGGTCGCGGACCTGGCGCTGGAGCTCGGGCTGGACGGCATCATCGCCACCAACACCACGATCGGCAGGGAGCCGCTGACCGAGGCCGAGCGGCCCCGCGACCGGGCGGTCCGCGACGAGCGGGGCGGCCTGTCCGGCAGGCCGCTGAAGGCCCGCTCCCTGGAGGTCCTGCGCCGGCTGCGTGCCCGGGTGGGCGACCGGCTGGTGCTCGTCTCGGTCGGCGGCGTCGAGGACGTGGACGACGTCTGGGAGCGCCTGCTCGCCGGGGCCACGCTGGTCCAGGGCTACACGGGACTGATCTACGAGGGGCCGCTCTGGGCCCACCGGATCAACCGTGAGCTGTCCCGTCGCCTCCGCCGCCACAAGGTCGTCGACCTCCGGCAGATCATCGGGCGGACCGCCGGCTGAGGCATACCCCCGGCGGGTTCCATCCGTCCGGGCGTATACCCTGGGTGGGTAAGAACCGACATGGGAGGCACGATGAGCGTGACCACATACACCGTCACGGGCATGACCTGCGGCCACTGCGTGAGTTCCGTCAAGGAGGAGGTCGGCGAGGTGCCGGGCGTCACCGGCGTCGAGGTCGACCTGCCGACCGGCCGGGTCGAGGTCTCCGGGGAGTCCCTCGACGACGCGGCCGTCCGCGCCGCCATCAAGGAGGCCGGCTACGAGGTGGCCGGCTGACCCCGCGCGGTCTTCGGCCGACCCCGCGCGGTCTTCGACGGTCCGCCGCCCCGAGAGGTCCCGGGGCGGCGGCGCAGGATGATCACATGCTGGGGCGGGTGGAGTCGGCGGCGTGCGTCATCTCCTCCAGATGCCGCATGGCCTCGTCCACCCTGACGATCCCCGGGCGGTGACGACGGCGGCCGGTGCCGCCCTCCTGCCAGGGACGCGGCCCGGCCGGCGGCCGGTACTCCACGCCCAGCGCGTCGAGGCGGCCCAGGTGGCCTTCGAGCCGGGCGTCGAAGCCGGGCCCGGCCGAACCCGACCAGGCGACTTCGGCCAGCGCGCACCCGCGCGGCCAGGCCCGGTAGTCGACCGCCCGCGCGTCGGGGAGCCGTTCACTCCACAGCTGGAACTGCGCTCCGAGCACGCGCTCGCGCTCCGAATCCGTCCACGACCCCGGCGCCGGGTCGAAGGCGGCGACGTCGGACACGGTGATCGTGTCGCCGATCGCCAGCGGTTCCCGCTCGGAGGCGGCCTCGGCGTAGTCGAAGTACAGCGGGAAGACGGGCGTCTGCACCACGTCGTGCCCGGCCGCGGCGGCGCGGCGGGCCACCCCCGGGCCGCGCCAGGGCATCACGACCGTGTCGGGCCTGAGCATGCCGCTGACGAACGCCTCGTCCCACACCACCGCCCGGCTGCCCCGCTCGGCCAGCACGTCGGCCAGCCGCCGCAGGAACCAGGCGTGCAGGTCGGCGGGACCCGCCAGTCCCAGTTCCGCCTGGAAGGCGACGATCTCGGGGGAGGCGGCCCAGTCGTCGAGCACGCACTCGTCCCCGCCGATGTGGACGTACGGGGTCTCGCCCAGCGCCTGCAGGATCTCCTCGAACACCGCGGTCAGGAAGTCGATCGTCCCGGGCAGCGGCGACAGGATCGCGGGGGAGATGCCCCACCGCTCCAGCACGTGGAAGGGCTCGGGACGCCGCCCGCCGGTGGCGCGGGCGTCGAGCTCGGGGTAGGCGGCGAGGATCGCCGAGGCGTGCCCCGGCACGTCGATCTCGGGGACGACCGTCACCGCGCGCGCCCGCGCGTACGCGCCGATCTCGGCGAGGTCGTCCAGCGTGTAGTACCCGCCGTGCGGCACGTCGTCGAAGACGGGTTCCTCCCGGTAGTAGCTGACGAGGGTGCGCCGACGGTGCGAGCCCACCTCGTGCAGCCGCGGGTGGGCACGGCTCTCGACGCGCCATCCCTGGTCGTCCACCAGGTGCAGGTGGAGCCGGTTCAGCTTGTGCACCGCCATGAGGTCGATCATCCGCAGCACCTCGCGTCTGGGCAGGAAGTGCCGCGCCACATCGAGGTGCACCCCCCGCCAGGAGAAGCGGGGGGCGTCCTCCACCCGCCCGCAGGGCACGGTCCACCCGGCCCGGGGCACCGTGCGGAAGGCCGCGTCGGGGAGGAACTGC contains:
- a CDS encoding beta-N-acetylhexosaminidase, producing MRLGMIGGMTHLLPLPAAVVPTGGSAELPPGTTVAGPAELVDAVRLALPVLDPRPAATGTIMVESAASLGAEAYTLEVTAQGVRITAGGRAGAFYAGQTLRQFLPDAAFRTVPRAGWTVPCGRVEDAPRFSWRGVHLDVARHFLPRREVLRMIDLMAVHKLNRLHLHLVDDQGWRVESRAHPRLHEVGSHRRRTLVSYYREEPVFDDVPHGGYYTLDDLAEIGAYARARAVTVVPEIDVPGHASAILAAYPELDARATGGRRPEPFHVLERWGISPAILSPLPGTIDFLTAVFEEILQALGETPYVHIGGDECVLDDWAASPEIVAFQAELGLAGPADLHAWFLRRLADVLAERGSRAVVWDEAFVSGMLRPDTVVMPWRGPGVARRAAAAGHDVVQTPVFPLYFDYAEAASEREPLAIGDTITVSDVAAFDPAPGSWTDSERERVLGAQFQLWSERLPDARAVDYRAWPRGCALAEVAWSGSAGPGFDARLEGHLGRLDALGVEYRPPAGPRPWQEGGTGRRRHRPGIVRVDEAMRHLEEMTHAADSTRPSM
- a CDS encoding phosphatase PAP2 family protein, which encodes MAAWVFSVPFALLLVFVKTSFVPLDSFDRGVTLDMHEDALENPGYTAFLRVATEVFGPWTWRVMVVLVALWLWRRGSRRLAVWAVATITFGGLLNLALKEIVDRARPDLPDPVASAPGASFPSGHAMGAALGACILMLILLPSLRSRAARIVAWAAAAAVVAFVAYSRVALGVHWTSDVVAGVTLGVAFVTGTAAGYETWRRGEGRRPVVAPEEGIEPEAFQGTDQG
- a CDS encoding GAF and ANTAR domain-containing protein; this translates as MERAVDVVNTMFGYSGAGLMFAEEGRDLRYLVATDERGRSLEGAQLYLGQGPCVSAYEQNSAVTSTDVHTDPRWPKLADRLHPDVRAVAGVPVRLGGEPVGTLNVYQSTAYEWDESDVQALYGYADVIEQLLMAAMAAEEKSALADQLQYALDYRVVIERAIGYLMGKHDMTATEAFTGLRKQARDSRRRVADLAAEVLGEGAGELR
- a CDS encoding phosphatase PAP2 family protein; translated protein: MARLILLPLAVMAALTLGVGLLITKVLQTTTLIANDQGVNAEMAKDRTPYLSSITDVVSSLSDTPVIIIGTVLLGVVFRLVFKRWNESIFLALAVFSQSAIFLLATVFAERKRPAVEHLDPAPPTSSFPSGHTSAAVAFYCGVALVLTLHTHRYRILNLLWWLVGLGIPLGIAYSRMYRGMHHLSDVSWGFLLGLVCVAVAANALLLRPVLTERGRGKAVV
- a CDS encoding heavy-metal-associated domain-containing protein; the protein is MSVTTYTVTGMTCGHCVSSVKEEVGEVPGVTGVEVDLPTGRVEVSGESLDDAAVRAAIKEAGYEVAG
- a CDS encoding glycoside hydrolase family 15 protein, which gives rise to MTSHPSAGAFPGSSPFPPIGDYAFLSDCETTALVAPSGNVEWLCLPRMDSPGVFAAILDRDAGGFRLGPADLRVPAARRYLPGTMVLETSWGTPTGWVIVRDLLLIGPWHHEQELSHTHRRAPTDYDAAHVLLRTVRCVSGEVQTTLDCEPVFGYGLKPARWSYTDRGYHQGVATADGENLRLALTTDMRLGFEGCRATARTLLKEGDTRFCALSWTEHEPPYTFQEAYRRLVWTAHHWQHWLARGNFPDHPWRSFLERSALTLKGLTFAPTGALIAAATTSLPETPGGDRNWDYRYTWIRDSTFALWALYTLGFDWEADDFYWFIADVAERDEELQVMYGVDGERELEERILDHLDGYDGARPVRVGNAAYRHRQNDVWGAVLDSFYLHTRSRDRLDERIWPILKRQVESAVKYWRQPDRGIWEVRGEPRHFTSSKVMCWVAVDRGARLARIREDLRLAECWQRIADEIHADVCANGVSEAGVFRQDYRTDALDASLLLIPLVRFLPPTDPRIRATVLAIADDLTVDDLVLRYHPKQTDDGLSSEEGTFTICSFWLVSALTEIGEYARARRLCEKVLSFASPLGLYAEEIDPVTGRHLGNFPQAFTHLALINAVIHIIRAESSRGAGPVWPTSGREPS
- a CDS encoding STAS domain-containing protein; this encodes MILLASPEGAARAEIVVYGDLDVVTGVELRRVVGALGTATIELDLAHVTFLDCAGARTLLWADEHARRLGGTVTLVRPSGLVTRLLRLLEFDRHLLIRHCGGTADADRTAGGLT
- a CDS encoding quinone-dependent dihydroorotate dehydrogenase — its product is MYRFVFTQVLSRLDPEDAHRLTVRALRLLSVTPVLRRLVHRRLAPRDPALRVQAFGVHFPGPFGLAAGFDKEAGCVEALSALGFGHVEVGTITAHAQPGNARPRLFRLPANRAVINRMGFNNAGAGAAARLLGRTRGVPAIVGVNIGKTKVVPDSGAVDDYVTSAKELAPLADYLVVNVSSPNTPGLRDLQAVELLGPLLRAVKEVADGTPKRTPLLVKIAPDLADEDVDAVADLALELGLDGIIATNTTIGREPLTEAERPRDRAVRDERGGLSGRPLKARSLEVLRRLRARVGDRLVLVSVGGVEDVDDVWERLLAGATLVQGYTGLIYEGPLWAHRINRELSRRLRRHKVVDLRQIIGRTAG